GCAGCAACAACAGATGACAAGCTGCTCAAGTTCATTAAATCACATGTATATAAACAGAATACCTATGCATACTCATGAACATAAGGATCATGATCAGCTCTTCGCTCCCGAATGCATCAACTGCAACGATCACAAATCCTATCCCTTATTAACTAGTAACAAAAATGCAAGTGGTTCATCTCTTTTTCTCCAAATGTTGGAAACACCTAATCTCTCAACAGCAACAAGATGTAACAAATAGCAAAGTTAAACAGGATTCCGGTACACAATGCAATATCAAGTTATCAACAACAATGCGAAAACAAACAAGACGATAATCAGCTCTATCGCCTAAAGTTAGAGATAATTGAAGACATTTAATTCAACTTCTGCCAAACCGAAAATAACACAACATAGTCAAGCCACCACACCAATACATTGGAGATACCATAAATTCACAGTTGAAAACAAAATCAAGGGCATGCCacaacatttgaaaatgtctaatTCAATTTCCAATGAAAAGAACATCATCAAACCACACACATTGTTCAATTATCGAAAGTAGAGACCAAAGTTAACACTTGAAATAAAAGGCTTTCAATTTAATAGCTCCGAGCGTCACCGATAACATGACAAGAAGGATTAATATGAAAAAGGCACCTAGTTCTCTAGCCGAACCGCCACATATATGCATGTGAAAGGGGAAAACTTGTTCGCCAAACAACGGCACTTACCATCGATCAGAAAAATTAAATCCCTTTAGCAAAAACCATCATATGTATATCCCACCAAAACGCAAAATTAAGAGACCCAAATACTAAAAAGACTAATGATTTAGCAACAAAAAGATCAAAGATTCTTGAAGAGAATATTTACTAttactctctctcctcttttatTTCCTTCAAGCGTTGGGATTAGGAGGATTAGCACACTCCTTAGCAAAATGCCCTGCTTCCCCACAGTTATAACAACCTGATCCAGAGCTCAATCCATATCGTCCGCCTCCACGAGCACTGCTATCGCCGCCGCCGCTGCTGCAATCCCTCGCCATGTGGCCATATGCCCCACAGCTATAGCAAGCACCAGAACCAGCACCAGCGCCGCCGCCTCCACCAGTAGCACAGTCCCTCGCCATATGCCCAAATGCACCACACTTGTAGcagccgccgccgccgccacctccaccaccaccgcTAGTCCCATTAGGGCAGACCCTTGCCACGTGGCCATACCCACCACAAGTAAAACAGCCACCACCACCGGCTCCGCCCCCTCCACTGCCCTGACGGCAATCTCTAGCCATGTGCCCAGGCTCGCCGCAACTATAACACCCATCGCCACCGGCACCGCCTCCATTCCTCCTATCACCGCCTCTCCATCCACCTCCAAATCCAAAACCGCCACCACCGCCACCGCGGCCCCCAGAGCGACCGAAGGTCTCCTTCTTGTTACCGACCAACGGCGCGCCGTTAGGTCCTGTCACATCGACGGCTTTGGTCTTGCCGTCGTCGCCGAAGTCGATAAAGAACTCGACGGTCTCGCCCTCCGCGACGGTGCGGAAACCGTCGGATCTTATCGAGGACTGGTGGACGAAGAGGTCCTCGCCTCCGTCGTCGGGGGTGATGAAGCCGTAGCCCTTGACGTCGTTGAACCACCGCACCTTCCCGGTCGATCTCTCCTCCGCCATGGTTAAAGGTTAAAATTCTGATATGGATTTACGCGAGGGTTTGAAAGCGatatacagagagagagagtgactgtGATTAtacagaggagagagagagggggagagagagttgCAGTGAAGGCAACGGCAAATCTAAGGATGAATAGTAAAAGTATTTTATTAGTTTGTATTTATATAAAATGAAAACCCTAATCCGTGTCAGGCCCGTTTCTTAATCCCCCTTGGGcttcttttacttttttaagctttttaggccatctccaagattttttaagatattaatattttaatgaacagtataggatcatatttgcctccgtctccaaccgagggccagagggctcgttttagccctttcacaaaaaaccgtctccaaccgagggccaaacataatttattatttaaaaactacaactttaattcatattgtttaatgttttttcatgttacttaatttaatttaatgttgtaaatttaaaaaaaaaaatatgaaacaaattttgaggaatagaagttataggaaaaaaatggaatttaaaaaaaatatgaaacaaattttgtgaaataaaagttataggaaaaaaatggaatttaaaaaaaaatatgaaataaattttgtgaaatagaagttataggaaaaaaatggaatttaaaaaaaatatgaaacaaattttgtgaaatagaggttataggaaaaaaatggaatttaaaaaaaatatgaaataaattttgtgaaatagaagttataggaaaaaatagaagttatatgataaattttgtaaataaaaaataataataaaactgtaaaaaaaattgtgaaatagCCGCTGTATTCAAATTTTTTCAAACTATATGTGTCGGTTAATACTAATTAATAGATATCCCAGTAGCCGTTAGCTTTAATTCATTATATTCTATACTATTcttgtcggttttaaccgataGGAAATccaacacttaaaaaaaaaaactcgccAACTCTCCAGCCTTCTAGCCCTCTACGATTCCAtagggccctcccagattccagagacctctggcctagccctcggttagagacggtttttgagctactttcggccctctggccctctggacccttcggttggagatggtcttaggtgCTTGGATCTGCTGCTCCTCCATGTACTACAACAATCCTTTAACCTCTAAAATTAATCTTGTCCTGTAAAATATTCTTTTTGTCGCAGtcatattagattaggaatgtgattgtgtaaatcatagTATATCTAGGGATATCTCTTATATCCCTATTAGGaattgattacctattaagagttgtaatcctaaaagggtaaagaattaaccttccctactactataaataaggtACCATTTGGTACGCAGACATTACGGAACGGGATGAGACAggacaggacgggacggaacagtgGTTCCATGTTATGTTTGGTATGCGTAGAACAGAATGGGAAAGTTGTTTCGTTCTACATTTGGTGTGCAGGACGAAGAACGGAaccaaaagattaaaatgactACAAATTACAAAGAAATCGAAACAAGCAAATCATAAAAGAATACAAAGAAATCGAAGCActacaaaatacaaagaaatttaGCAGAATTAAGAACTGGGTGTCAATGAAATCGAAATAAGCAAATCAGAAAAGAATAATAATGCCACTTCAAATTTacatcaaaattaattaaaggacCTCTTGgaagcaatttttttattttcagttgcAGATGCAGTATTGGGCAGATCGAAGCActacaaaatacaaagaaagaGAGACCGAGAGGCTACACAATCACAATCAGATCGAACCTAGAACGGAGATGTAGAGCTGAAGTTCACAGAGAGGCTACATGAAAaaggatgaggaggaaggttGAGAAGAGGAGATGCAAAGCTGAAGAAGTTCACAGCGGCAGAGAAGAGAAGATGATAGTTAGGGTTTGTTGTAAGATTTAGATggttaaatattgaaaaagacaaggggtatttttgtcttaaaatgttataaatttgtgttccatGGAGGTGGAACAAGTCGTTCTGGGGGGGGAGGCGGAAcgaaaaatcatccaaaacttGTTCCGTGGAACAGCGCGTTCTACCTGTTTTAGGCGcaccgtcccacgtaccaaacggaccttaaaggcacaatggggtggaatagaacacacctcacaattacacatctctctctttctctctactctTGCTGCACCCCTCTCTctaaggcctccataattgttcagtaaattatgcctacaacacgttatcagcacgttcTTGACACTATGCTAAAAagagtttattcttcaatcaggggagtattacgttttaatcattctttttataattaattaattattttattgaattgatatacatgctattgattcaatttaatttttctatgttgaatGCGATACAacacattggagatgcaattccggctttctgagaatgatcttctacaaattcaaaggtttttgttgttttcagcctacaacatcttcaaaacatttcactttcatacctcaagtactattttatttcaatataatacatccgttacattttctatTCATTGATCCGTTAATAGCTGATATGGCTGCCAattttgtgccacgtggcaattttttttaattcatttaaaatattataataatttaccttaataatttttttttttaaacaccaTCTTCTTCCCCGAGCCCTTCCCCTTCCCTTCAAACCAAACACCCCATCCCCACCTCCCTCGCAACCCCTAAACAACCTTCCCTCCTTTCTTTCTCCACGGCTGACGCCCCCGCAACCCCTCCCCACGCCATCGCGAACCCTGCAACCCCCTTACCCCACCTCCCTTCCCACCCCCAGAAAACCCTTCGCTCATTCATTTCTCCCAACAAAACCATCACACACCACCATTTTTCGATTCCCGAAACCTTGAGCCTCTATCAATGGCGATTGCATCTCCATCCCCTTTTACCTTCTCCGCCTCCTTTTGCCACACCCGTACTAAGTCTCCCCCCACCTTCACTTGCATCCCTTCCATTTTCTTTCCTTACCAGAGGCTTGGTCTCGCCGGACAACAACAACCTCTAGTATGAGCTCTTCCACGACTTCTCGCAGCAGCGTCGTCGGAGAGGATCGTCGGTGTTCGTCACGCTGCCTGTGGATTATGTGGGATCACGGGGTGCGGTCCAGAGGCCCAAGGTCATGGTTTAATCGTTGAAGagggaggtgggggtggggtgggtttttggatgggaggggaggtgaagagagtgagagGGGAAGGAGGTGGTCGGGGGTAATGGGTCTttgggttttcatttttttttaattgggtaaattattataatattttaaatgaataaaaaattatttttttgtcacgTGACACAAATTTGGCAGCCATGTTAGCTCTTaacagatcaatggatgaaaaatgtaacggatgtattatattgaaataaaatagtacttgagatatgaaagtgaaatgttttaaaaatgttgtatgaggttacAATAGACCCCAAACTTGAGGtagtaaagtgtaatttacccaattatttttcttgttatttAGTCCATTTTGTATTCCCTTCTGAGATCTATCATTGGCGGCAAACATCTTTTGTTGGAACATGAATGAATTTCTTTTCCCAAAAAAGGGAATGgaatttagattttattttttgacaaacgatagtGTTAGTAAGTTAAATTGGTAAATGTTAGAGAAAGAGGATTGTGTTGTCAAATGATAAAACAAGGTGTAATCAAATGGTCATTGGTGTGAGTCTTTCTAGCCATTATCAAATGTCAAGAGGACAAAGGGAAAAGGGCTCTGATCACCTCTTTTGAAAGGCACTACTATATTTTGGTTTTATCCGGCCTCACATGGTCCCACTTGTTACGAGAATTATCTTAATTAGGCAGCTTTACGAAACATCTTCAAAGGAAGACATCAACAATGTAATGAATTTAAAGCAATGATAGAAAAACCAAGTTTGGAGAAATAAAGCAATGACAAATCTCCTAAAAGTTGCTAACTCCCTATTTCCCtctttttttactattttatttttgtaaacaattgaataaaaaaaacttacgaCATATTTACTTACTTAAAATAAGAACATAAATGTCAAATCTTGACTGAGAAGAtaatttgattttcttcttttaaatcAAAAGTGTAAATTTCCACCTTGAGAAATAAAATTCTTGTGGCCATTTATAATAGTATGACAATGGAGTAAAAAATTGCTGAAGGGAAAAAATGCAAAGACCTTTACCTATCTACGTACATAGCATGACAAGAAATTAGTAGACTTCCACATTCCATTGCTCTGCTTTCTTCAACTGCTTCTTGTAGTCTATCCAGTCAATGCCTgcaaaagtttatcaaacacaaaACATTAGTCTTTGGCCATCAAAATCTTGTCAAGATTTCAGAGAGACGGACTGATAACTACCACCTATTAGAACAATAGGTGTCAGTTTCATCGCAAAGGCTTCTGTGCAATTAGTATTAGAACTGTTCGTTATGTAGTAGACTTTGTTTCGCCAATTTTCCGACGTGAGATTTTACATTTTTTCGACAAATGTGGTGCAATCTATGATCTTACCGTCTTTCGCGGCCAACGACACCATGATGTCATCAATACCCTTCTCCATTCCCTTGAGACCACACATGTAAACGTAGGTGTTGTCTTTCTTGAGTAACTCCCATAGCTCTTCTGCATACTGAGCCATTCTGGTTTGGATGTacatcttctctcccttctcgTTGGTTTGCTCTCTGCTGACGGCAAAGTCAAGCCTGAAGTTATCGGGGGCCTTCTCCTTCATCTTCTCGAATTCCTGTTTTACACAATCATTTCTCACTGAGTCAAGTTTTCGGTGAATTGCAAAGGATTGACTGAGAATTAAGAAACTCTTGACATGTCTTACCTCCTTGTAGAGCAATGAGCTACTTGTAGGAACACCCAAGAAGAGCCATGCCAAACCGTTGAACTACACCGTCATGTCAAAATTTGATCGTTTGTTAGACACAGGGCCAATCAAAGAACGAATGAGGATTCACCGATCGGATATGCACTTGAGGAAATTGTGTTGTGTGTTAATTTCATGTATGCTGCGTGCCGAGTGTTCTTCTATGTCAGGAAACTTTCTGAAGGTAAAATCAACAAGTACTGATGCTTACCTTGTAGTCTTCATGCTTCTCGAAAAACATTTTCCACAAGAATGATCGAAAAGGAGCGATTCCAGTTCCAGTTCCAAGCTGCATTAGTAAAGACATGTCAGAAAACCGGAACTATTCATGCGGGATTAAACATTTGAGTGTCCTGTTTTCTTCCTAAATACATAACCTGACAAGTATTTATACCATGATGATGGTTGCATTAGGATCCTTTGGCATAAGCATTTCTTTCCCAACTGGTCCGGTGATCGTGACGTCACTCCCAGGCTTCAAGTCACCTGAAACAGAGAAAATTTATACCATGATGCACCAGCCGGCCTATTCAAACTAGAATTCGAACTACTACAACAAACAAATCGTTTCCCAATAGAAGCCGAACACAGCCTATGTTTATTCTTAATCGAATTGCCTCATGAAATAATTTAAACGGAACTAGGGATATATGTGCTTACACAAAAAGTTCGAACACACTCCCTTAACAATTTCGCCTGCGTCATTGGTGTACACAAGACGTTTCACACACAGAGAAACCTGGATGGAGGCAATCAGATTCAGACAAAACCACCATCAAATTTGAAGCAAAGATCGAAAATTTTGGATCAGTAAAACGTGTTTATTAATAGCCTAAAGCGGCAATACTGCATGTCAAAAATGCCAGCAGATTCACACCAATTTGTTAAATAACATTGAGCATAAAAGCCAATTGATTCTACATTTAATTGGAAAAGTGTAAAAATTCACAGTTTTGGAGTCTCCAAAGTCACCAAGGGCACTGCTGGCGATTGAGTACAACCTCAGCTTGTGAGGCTTCCCATTTTTGTCAATACCGTCTGGAATAACTCCAATGGACTGCCCTTCTCTGTAGGGCACCTCTCCTACAAGCAAATAGAACCATATTACGCATTTTTTCTCTGTACGGAAAACAAACTACGAAATACGCACAGATAGAACCGGTTATAAACACTTTTAAGCAAACATAAAACTAAGATACACTAAACATACAACAAGCGgtatataaaaatttataacCGGTTCTATGTATGCATATTTCCTAAAGAATTTAGACTCGAACATACCTTCAGTGCTAAAGACCATGTGCCAGGTCTCACCAGGTGCATCATCAGCAGTGATCTTAGTGTTGAGAAGGACTCTACCAGTGTAGGGATTCTTGGGCTTGAATTTGTTGACAACAACcccttcttcttgcttcttggattCCTTCACAACCTTGGCAGGTGGAGCAGGCTCGGTGGTGGTCACCTGGGCTCTGATCAAGGCCACTCTCCCACCAGCATTGTTGTTGTACAAAGGAACCTGAAGAaacaaacaaccccccatgtcACAAAACTTTGTTTCGTACAAGACGATATTCTACACTAATTTCATCTAAGCTACAGGAAGCGGAACCCAAACTTGGTCCCAAGTGATTAATTTACCAGGGCTAGGAATTTGTACCTTTTTTAGGGTGATTCTGTCAGGTGAGATTATGGAGGTCCTGGTGGGGAGGGCGGAGGACTTGGAGGAGGGGAAGGAGACAGCAGCAGTTACAGCTGCAGCCATGGCTGTGGAGTTAAAATGCTGAGGAGGAACAGGGagaagaaataaaagagaagcAAAAGTTCGATGTTTTATGAGAGAATTGTGTGAAATGTGGGATCTTTTTGGTGGGTTTTGGATTAAAGATAGGTGGTAGAGATTTGAGGGCAATGCAGTGGCAGATGTAAGGATAAGTCTTTTGTGTAATGTATGACTGTCACCCAAACTTTGATTTTTTGATTCACAAACAGTGCACTACCCAACCTTTGTTGTATTTAGTATAGACTGAGACCCCTCTCAAAAGATGGTAGTGACTTTTGGTCACATACTATACAAGTGTATTGCTACACAACATAACTACCTTGTACCATTGTTCTAAACCTCCCGCCTAATGGCACATCGGTGCTAGGTGGTTGGCTACCGTCTTGGTTAATTcttagaaatttgaaatttaagaAAGGGTGTCTAGACCTGCCTAGGCGCTCACCTAGACCCCCCCTAAGTCACaactctcacttagacagaaaatagataattttcatttgcattttttttttcaataaattgaaaTAGACTTGTTCAATACTTAGATGGACActcattatattttttttaacaaacgatattaattACACAAAGGGGTAGGGGGCgggctaaggccatctccaaccgaagggtccagagggccagaaggttctggaatctgggagggctccacggaatttcaaagggccaaagggccaaatggctgactatttttttttttatatagtttccttattgctgtcggttataaccgacagtaataggTATTCataggcaaatttttttttatttactattagtgtcggttataactgacactaatagtttgattttttttaatataacggctagctagtcagctagccgttgggtttcatttgattttttatttacaaaatttttcatataacttctattttttctattttttcctataacttctatttcacaaaatttatttcatattttttttaaattccatttttttcctataacttctatttcataaaatttgtttcatatttttttaaaattccatttttttcctataacttctatttcacaaaacttgtttcatatatttttttaaattccatttttttctataacttctatttcacaaaatttgtttcatattttttttaatttctatttttttttcctataacttctatttcacaaacttgtttcatatttttttttaaattccatttttttctataacttatatttcacaaaatttgtttcatatatttttttaaattctattttttccctataacttcctaagccattgtATGTGACGTCATGCTGATgtcacttagccgttggatttgaatttaagttgtagtttttaaaaaataaattatgtttgaccctatggccctttggccctcggttggagacggttttttgtgaaaaggctaaaacgagccctctggccctctggccctcggttggagacggaggcaaatatgacactgtactgttcattaaaatattaatatcttgaagaatcttggagggctagagggctaaaacgagccatctggccagccatcggttagagatggcctaagtttcaaaatgggctagcaataataatgtggttcaaatccGTCTTCggagagaatcgaacctaagacctctcacttaaaaGTGACGAGGAATACTATTTGACCGTAGTGCTAAATGGCTCTTAGATGgacactcattatatgtttgATCCCCGTGTTCTCATTATGTTTTGATACTTttaatctatatgtcattttacAATTTTTGTATCTTTATACATTTACATAATTattttaagggaaaatttttgaaatgttatatgaacttgatttttcaatttgttatataaactaaaattttaagcaatttgtcatACCAACTTTACAAAGTgattaatttgtcatctcaccttaactccgttaagttttccatcCAATATAAGTCATGTGCCTTGCACATGACTTGTGTTTGGGGTTATATAGGTTATTTTAACATTTTTCACaagttttttacttttctttagtacaaacacttaaattttttatttttctttagcgCATAAGCTCCATTTATAGCACCAAACGTCAACCCCTTTCTCATTTATAGAGCCCGTATGAAATTATGTCTTCGTGACATGTTAAAATGCAAACTCACACTTGTGTATGATTACATATTTGGAATAACCAGAAGAGAGTGCATTGCATGATCATTTCATTGCTATCATATCAAAAATATTGTTCTATTGCCTAAGAAACCCTATAGTTTTTTGTCAAATACAACTTAATAAAAGGAAAGTAAGACATTAAATTGACCGAAATAACTCTAAACACAAGTCATGTGCGAGGCACATGACTAATATTGGATAGAAAACTTAATAGAGTTATGGAGAGATGACACATTAATGATTTCAAAAAATTGGTatgacaaattgcttaaaattttggtttattttccCAAAAATTTCTAAATGACATGTTATTGTACACATGAATATTCAAAGATGCTATCTTCTTGTGACTAGTACTACAATTTAGTATTATTCTTTTCCATTtgtaaattagaaattttagattCACCATCCGGGGGTTTAACCAAATTTCACATTTTGACCACACGAAGAGgaaaaaacattttcacaaaaaaaaaaaaaaaaaattagaattttgggCTATTGCCCATGACTAGCGGACTTGGCTTCCGGCATTGATATTGGACCGGGTTCAGATGAGAGCCAAGTGGACCCGAATGAGCTTGATCCAAGCCTGATCCAGTATAGTCAGAATTCAGAATCAATAAACtcttttgatttggtttgaATCCAATTTTTTATGCTATGGAGGACAAGGTGAAGAAATGTTTGCGAAGTCGATTCGACTAGCCGGATGAGTTGCAAAGGCTTTGGACACGGCCTTTGCGATATCCAAGCAGGACGACGAGCGGGGATGCATCATATAGCTCAAATTCGAGGCCAAGACTGT
Above is a window of Malus sylvestris chromosome 15, drMalSylv7.2, whole genome shotgun sequence DNA encoding:
- the LOC126604940 gene encoding cold shock protein 1-like, which produces MAEERSTGKVRWFNDVKGYGFITPDDGGEDLFVHQSSIRSDGFRTVAEGETVEFFIDFGDDGKTKAVDVTGPNGAPLVGNKKETFGRSGGRGGGGGGFGFGGGWRGGDRRNGGGAGGDGCYSCGEPGHMARDCRQGSGGGGAGGGGCFTCGGYGHVARVCPNGTSGGGGGGGGGGCYKCGAFGHMARDCATGGGGGAGAGSGACYSCGAYGHMARDCSSGGGDSSARGGGRYGLSSGSGCYNCGEAGHFAKECANPPNPNA
- the LOC126604941 gene encoding ferredoxin--NADP reductase, leaf isozyme, chloroplastic; the encoded protein is MAAAVTAAVSFPSSKSSALPTRTSIISPDRITLKKVPLYNNNAGGRVALIRAQVTTTEPAPPAKVVKESKKQEEGVVVNKFKPKNPYTGRVLLNTKITADDAPGETWHMVFSTEGEVPYREGQSIGVIPDGIDKNGKPHKLRLYSIASSALGDFGDSKTVSLCVKRLVYTNDAGEIVKGVCSNFLCDLKPGSDVTITGPVGKEMLMPKDPNATIIMLGTGTGIAPFRSFLWKMFFEKHEDYKFNGLAWLFLGVPTSSSLLYKEEFEKMKEKAPDNFRLDFAVSREQTNEKGEKMYIQTRMAQYAEELWELLKKDNTYVYMCGLKGMEKGIDDIMVSLAAKDGIDWIDYKKQLKKAEQWNVEVY